The Halichondria panicea chromosome 14, odHalPani1.1, whole genome shotgun sequence genome contains a region encoding:
- the LOC135348119 gene encoding uncharacterized protein LOC135348119, whose amino-acid sequence MAINNCAGYMNEHPVKTQLQLRSQCLQLSVLVSADYVVQVEVLSYSNPSYTRFNGQCCERFSSVLCIGFQPCDTFFIYCLLPHASTAEVCPNSRPGDTLVSSVIPGRGYIDFSQPTVLGLPNPFNLTGISTAWEGAQLYIPVFDFDSSIDDLIARYRFDLSLSVESTNIFSTSSSIKAVITLRATVLCAPFYSGSSCELFNHCESNGVTCSNQGTCTNDLDSYTCVCNAGYNGADCEDDIDECLLMERMCSGHGNCSHEIATFTCSCDPGYTGQRCETDIDECVNVNCSGQGNCTDRVNGFDCDCFPGYTDVICQTDIDDCDGINCSGNGRCVDMVNMFLCDCEPGYTGADCETNIDDCVNRNCSGNGVCVDGVNSFSCECESGFTGEMCSVETQAKMTSSTDTEFSSALAYALSCVKRSHLVLRDKQLETLRMLYKGHDVFLWVPTGYGKSICYQTLPYLFDKKLDRISSPPSERSIVLVVCPLVSLMVDQVTSLHDRGVPAGILSGNKGVDKKFLANEKDVLEGKFRLLYSAPEAIVGSHRWKQLLLVPPLSTSMVAVAVDEAHCVHKWSADFRPCYGRINELRAFLPAGLPMLASTATVTDVMRQEVIEKLEMEGCKIVTVSPNKPNIFYSVQKRSGDIEHDLSFIVDDIATHSIKARRVIVYCRSLDMCADLYAHFLLTLGDKAYYPTGAKEISDNRTFGMYHSKTDDHNKHVIMQGMAKTDGTIRVVFATMALGMGVNFVGLTSTIHYGAPRCIDDYFQESGRAGRGGELCTSTIFWRPSDAPVRKDLNNPRNAEIVAVRSC is encoded by the exons ATGGCTATCAATAATTGTGCTGGCTACATGAATGAACATCCTGTGAAGACACAA CTGCAGTTGAGGTCCCAATGCTTGCAGCTTAGTGTACTGGTGTCTGCAGACTATGTGGTGCAAGTGGAGGTGCTCTCCTACAGTAACCCATCCTACACACGCTTTAATGGTCAATGTTGTGAACGATTCAGCAGTGTACTATGTATCGGATTTCAACCCTGTGACACCTTCTTCATCTACTGCCTGTTACCACATGCCAGTACTGCTGAAGTGTGTCCCAATAGTAGGCCTGGAGATACTCTGGTCAGTAGCGTTATCCCAGGCAGGGGATACATTGATTTCTCACAACCTACTGTATTGGGACTCCCTAATCCATTCAATCTGACTGGAATATCAACAGCCTGGGAG GGAGCTCAACTTTACATACCGGTGTTTGATTTTGATAGCAGTATAGATGATCTTATTGCAAGATATCGATTTGATCTCAGTCTTTCAGTAGAATCGACAAATATATTTTCTACCTCATCAAGTATCAAGGCGGTTATCACTCTGAGGGCTACTGTGCTGTGTGCTCCATTCTACTCAGGAAGCAGTTGTGAGCTCTTCAATCACTGTGAGTCCAATGGTGTCACATGCAGTAACCAAGGAACATGTACAAATGACCTTGATTCCTACACCTGTGTCTGCAATGCTGGCTATAatggtgctgattgtgaggatgatattgatgagtgcttGCTAATGGAGAGGATGTGCAGTGGCCACGGTAACTGCTCTCATGAAATAGCCACCTTCACCTGCTCATGTGatcctggctacactggaCAGAGATGTGAGACTGACATTGATGAATGTGTGAACGTAAACTGCAGTGGACAAGGCAACTGTACTGACAGAGTTAACGGCTTTGATTGTGATTGTTTCCCTGGTTACACTGATGTCATTTGCCAGACtgacattgatgattgtgatGGAATAAACTGTAGTGGAAATGGTCGTTGTGTTGACATGGTGAACATGTTCCTATGTGACTGTGAACCTGGCTAcactggtgctgattgtgagaccaacattgatgattgtgtgaataggaactgcagtggaaatggtgtgtgtgtggatggtgtcaACTCGTTCAGTTGTGAATGTGAGTCTGGCTTCACTGGAGAGATGTGCAGTGTGGAGACACAAG CAAAGATGACTAGCTCGACTGACACTGAGTTCTCTTCCGCTTTGGCTTATGCCCTTTCTTGTGTGAAGAGAAGTCATTTAGTTCTGAGGGATAAACAGCTTGAGACTCTACGGATGCTGTACAAAGGGCATGATGTTTTCCTGTGGGTTCCTACTGGATATGGAAAGTCTATCTGCTACCAAACTTTGCCTTATTTATTCGACAAGAAGCTGGATAGAATCAGTTCTCCTCCTAGTGAGCGTAGTATTGTGTTAGTTGTGTGTCCCCTAGTGTCTCTAATGGTAGATCAAGTGACTAGTCTACATGATCGTGGTGTTCCTGCTGGTATACTCAGTGGAAACAAAGGGGTCGATAAGAAGTTCCTTGCTAACGAGAAAGATGTGCTTGAAGGAAAATTTCGCCTCTTGTATAGTGCTCCTGAAGCAATTGTTGGTAGCCATCGTTGGAAACAACTTTTACTGGTCCCTCCGTTGTCTACATCGATGGTGGCTGTGGCAGTGGATGAGGCCCATTGTGTGCATAAGTG GAGTGCAGACTTTCGACCATGTTATGGTCGTATCAACGAATTACGTGCCTTCCTTCCTGCTGGACTGCCGATGTTAGCATCAACTGCCACCGTTACTGACGTTATGCGACAAGAAGTGATTGAGAAGCTTGAGATGGAAGGCTGTAAGATTGTAACTGTATCTCCAAACAAGCCGAATATTTTTTATTCCGTTCAAAAACGTTCCGGTGATATAGAACACGATCTTTCTTTCATAGTTGATGATATAGCGACTCATTCCATCAAGGCCAGGCGTGTGATTGTTTACTGCCGTTCCCTAGATATGTGTGCAGATTTATACGCTCATTTTTTGCTCACCCTTGGAGATAAGGCGTATTACCCCACTGGTGCTAAGGAAATAAGTGACAATAGAACATTTGGTATGTATCATTCGAAAACAGACGATCACAATAAGCATGTTATTATGCAAGGTATGGCAAAGACTGATGGAACGATCCGAGTTGTGTTTGCAACTATGGCCCTTGGAATGGGAGTGAACTTTGTAGGCCTTACCAGTACGATACACTACGGTGCTCCTAGATGTATTGATGACTACTTCCAGGAAAGCGGCCGAGCTGGAAGAGGAGGTGAATTGTGTACTTCGACTATCTTCTGGCGTCCATCTGATGCCCCTGTGCGGAAAGACTTGAATAACCCTCGTAATGCTGAAATAGTTGCAGTTAGAAG CTGCTAA